The following are from one region of the Silene latifolia isolate original U9 population chromosome 9, ASM4854445v1, whole genome shotgun sequence genome:
- the LOC141599076 gene encoding uncharacterized protein LOC141599076 gives MQGDGGDELSIRELTSNIITYKQQLNHVKTLLADDPGNAEYMEMEKELEEVINLTEELLATARQNEDFALAIDMSAGTSDGQLNSRGISQFETHEQHDKFAVGTKIQAVWSEDGEWYDATVEALTPNGYYVSFNEWGNKEEVDPANVRPIQEEGAVVNTLLEAEKEAEATKQALKRKIAQAAAADYQSKAIPAKLRVNPDDPEDVKVAKRKKLHAFKSKMRFEQLEVTQNKRQNAWQQFQTTKGRAKKVGFFSGRKRESIFKSPEDPFGKVGVTGSGKGLTDFQRREKHLHLKGANIDNENAEE, from the exons atgcaaggcGATGGCGGTGACGAGCTGAGCATACGCGAGCTCACTTCCAACATCATTACCTACAAACAACAGCTTAATCAT GTCAAAACGTTGCTGGCTGATGACCCTGGTAATGCTGAATACATGGAGATGGAAAAGGAACTGGAGGAG GTGATAAATTTAACGGAAGAATTACTAGCTACTGCGAGGCAAAATGAGGATTTTGCTTTAGCCATTGATATGAGTGCAGGAACATCTGATGGACAGTTGAATTCACGTGGAATATCTCAGTTTGAAACG CATGAGCAACATGACAAGTTTGCGGTTGGTACAAAAATTCAAGCAGTGTGGAGTGAAGACGGAGAATG GTATGATGCAACGGTTGAGGCTCTCACTCCAAATGGCTACTATGTTTCCTTCAACGAATGGGGGAATAAGGAAGAG GTAGATCCTGCCAACGTGCGACCAATTCAGGAAGAAGGTGCGGTGGTTAACACATTGTTGGAAGCTGAGAAGGAGGCTGAAGCTACTAAACAGGCTTTGAAGAGGAAAATTGCACAAGCTGCTGCCGCTGATTATCAATCTAAAGCGATACCAGCTAAGCTTCGCGTAAATCCTGATGACCCTGAAGACGTG AAAGTTGCAAAGCGCAAGAAGTTACACGCGTTTAAGTCAAAAATGCGATTTGAGCAACTTGAAGTAACACAGAACAAACGGCAAAATGCTTGGCAGCAGTTCCAAACTACTAAAGGACGTGCTAAGAAG GTTGGTTTCTTTTCAGGCCGAAAACGAGAAAGCATTTTCAAGTCTCCAGAGGATCCGTTTGGTAAGGTCGGTGTTACTGGTAGTGGGAAGGGATTGACTGATTTTCAGAGACGAGAAAAGCACTTGCATCTCAAGGGTGCAAACATAGACAATGAGAATGCTGAAGAGTGA